A single region of the Biomaibacter acetigenes genome encodes:
- a CDS encoding LCP family protein, with amino-acid sequence MKKFFKYTLIAVLFIVLSVGSGFYYVFHSLNKPNPGNPNSGNLTNTDEFVKGGRLNILLLGLDAGTIGASEEHNRHRSDTMMVFSIDRDKKDIKVLSIPRDTRVKIPGVGVEKINAAMAFGGPDLAVKTVKDFLGIPIHNYVVVNYKGFKEIVDALGGVEINIEKPMKYDDNAGNLHIDLKPGLQVLNGDKAEQFVRFRHYPGGDLDRVKAQQKFIEAVGKTILKPSTLLKLPKIINTVQENVETDIGPLEIAGLANFARQVGTDNIKTFILPGEGKYISGVSYFIPFQSQMNDMIDQIFFDGGYSKVAVLNGNGSSGVASKIARELEQKGFKVVRVANADSFDYETTTIIYPKEKKDDAEKIAKIFTNAEMKEEPQLQAGLTTVIVGKDIN; translated from the coding sequence ATGAAAAAGTTTTTTAAATATACTCTAATAGCCGTATTATTCATAGTTTTATCGGTGGGCAGCGGCTTTTACTATGTATTTCACAGTTTAAACAAGCCGAATCCCGGCAATCCTAATAGCGGCAACTTGACAAATACCGACGAATTTGTGAAAGGCGGGAGGCTTAATATCCTATTATTGGGCCTCGATGCAGGGACCATCGGAGCTAGCGAGGAACATAACCGGCATAGGTCTGACACCATGATGGTTTTCAGCATTGACAGAGATAAAAAGGATATAAAGGTATTATCCATTCCCAGGGATACCAGAGTTAAAATTCCGGGAGTAGGCGTTGAGAAGATAAATGCGGCTATGGCTTTTGGCGGTCCGGACCTGGCTGTGAAGACCGTCAAGGATTTTCTAGGTATTCCCATCCATAACTACGTGGTTGTGAATTATAAAGGCTTTAAAGAAATAGTTGATGCCCTGGGTGGAGTCGAAATAAATATAGAAAAGCCCATGAAATATGATGACAATGCGGGCAATCTTCATATAGATTTAAAACCTGGCTTGCAGGTGTTGAACGGGGATAAAGCCGAACAGTTTGTGAGGTTCAGGCACTACCCCGGCGGTGACCTGGACAGGGTAAAAGCACAGCAAAAATTTATTGAGGCTGTGGGCAAGACGATATTAAAACCGTCGACTCTTTTAAAATTGCCCAAAATCATAAATACCGTCCAGGAAAATGTGGAGACTGATATAGGACCTCTTGAAATTGCGGGCCTGGCCAATTTTGCCAGACAGGTGGGCACGGACAATATAAAAACTTTTATATTGCCCGGTGAAGGTAAATATATCTCGGGTGTGAGTTATTTCATACCGTTTCAATCCCAGATGAACGATATGATTGACCAGATTTTTTTTGATGGTGGATATTCAAAAGTGGCAGTACTAAATGGCAATGGTTCTTCCGGTGTAGCTTCCAAAATAGCCAGGGAACTGGAACAAAAAGGGTTTAAGGTAGTCAGGGTGGCCAATGCAGATAGCTTTGACTATGAGACAACTACCATCATTTACCCGAAAGAAAAAAAAGATGATGCTGAAAAAATAGCCAAGATTTTTACAAACGCTGAAATGAAGGAAGAGCCTCAGCTTCAGGCAGGCCTGACTACGGTGATAGTTGGAAAAGATATAAATTGA
- the yqeK gene encoding bis(5'-nucleosyl)-tetraphosphatase (symmetrical) YqeK: MISRDEIILKLKAGLKESRFKHSLGVMETSIILARRYGADVKKAGIAGLIHDCARDIPAESQLKMVENFGILLDDIEKLEPALIHGPLGAAIARKNFGVDDEEILNAVRLHTTGDKNMTLLEKIIFLSDYIEPGRCFPGVEDLRVKAFKDLDEAMISAYDSTIKYVTERESLLHPRTVCARNFILLHKRREGKA; the protein is encoded by the coding sequence ATGATTTCCAGGGATGAAATAATTTTAAAGCTAAAAGCTGGTCTAAAGGAAAGCCGGTTTAAGCATTCTCTGGGAGTGATGGAAACATCTATAATTCTGGCCCGTCGTTACGGAGCGGACGTTAAAAAGGCTGGAATTGCCGGGCTTATACATGACTGTGCCAGGGATATACCAGCCGAATCTCAGTTGAAAATGGTTGAAAATTTTGGTATACTGTTAGATGATATTGAAAAACTTGAGCCTGCCTTAATTCACGGACCGTTGGGTGCTGCAATTGCAAGAAAAAATTTTGGTGTTGATGATGAAGAAATTCTTAATGCGGTAAGATTGCACACCACCGGGGATAAAAATATGACTTTGCTTGAAAAAATCATTTTTCTTTCGGATTATATAGAACCGGGCAGGTGTTTCCCCGGTGTCGAGGACCTGAGGGTTAAAGCTTTCAAAGACCTTGATGAAGCTATGATCTCTGCTTACGATTCAACCATAAAATATGTGACAGAAAGAGAAAGCCTTTTACATCCAAGGACTGTGTGTGCCAGAAACTTTATTCTTTTGCATAAAAGGAGAGAGGGGAAAGCATGA
- the nadD gene encoding nicotinate-nucleotide adenylyltransferase yields MSKQNRVGIMGGTFDPIHYGHLVTAEAARTYFNLDEVIFTPAGNPPHKKNYTVTPAEHRYLMTALAINSNPFFKVSRVEIDRTGYTYTIDTLRYFAREYEKDTSLFFISGADAVLDILTWKDVQEVLNMCTFIAATRPGYPMEKLKQKLQEIKKLYGKEVYPMEVTGMDISSTEIRRRVREKLSIKYLLPESVEMYIKKHGIYG; encoded by the coding sequence TTGTCAAAACAGAATAGGGTAGGGATAATGGGGGGTACTTTTGACCCTATTCATTACGGCCATCTGGTAACAGCCGAAGCGGCAAGAACATATTTTAACCTGGATGAGGTGATTTTTACACCTGCGGGCAACCCACCTCATAAAAAGAATTATACCGTTACTCCTGCCGAGCACAGATACCTTATGACCGCTCTTGCCATAAATAGTAACCCTTTTTTCAAGGTATCCAGGGTGGAGATCGACCGGACAGGCTATACCTACACCATAGATACGCTGCGCTATTTTGCCCGGGAGTATGAAAAAGATACATCTCTTTTTTTTATCAGCGGTGCTGATGCCGTACTGGACATATTGACCTGGAAAGACGTGCAGGAAGTTTTGAATATGTGTACTTTTATTGCTGCCACCAGACCCGGATACCCTATGGAAAAACTGAAGCAAAAACTCCAGGAAATAAAAAAACTATATGGCAAGGAAGTTTATCCTATGGAAGTGACGGGAATGGATATTTCTTCAACGGAAATCAGGAGGAGGGTACGAGAAAAGCTTTCTATAAAATATCTTCTCCCTGAAAGTGTAGAGATGTATATTAAAAAACATGGAATTTACGGGTGA
- the obgE gene encoding GTPase ObgE, which translates to MFIDRAKIYVKGGDGGNGAVAFRREKYVPRGGPSGGDGGKGGDVVLMVDSGLSTLMDFKYKVHYKAEKGEHGQGSNKVGRSAGDLIIRVPPGTVVKDPETGDVLADLVENGQTFIAARGGRGGRGNARFASSIHRAPDFAEKGEPGEERWILLELKLIADVGLIGFPNAGKSTLLSRMTSARPKIADYPFTTLSPNLGVVDLGTGEGRSFVVADIPGLIEGAHEGLGLGHEFLRHVERTRLLVHVIDAAGLENDPIEGFHVINRELREYSLKLSQKPQLIAANKMDLPQARENYERIEAAFKKEGFEVMPISGATGQGVKQLLLRIQQILSKMPETVETEEIKEYTIREEEPFKISKGGQVFSVSGSLVERLVAMTDLENESAVKRLQRTFKKIGLDEALKKKGIKQGDSVKIGDVEFYYIE; encoded by the coding sequence TTGTTTATAGACAGGGCCAAAATATACGTAAAAGGCGGCGATGGCGGAAATGGCGCGGTAGCTTTCCGGAGGGAAAAATATGTACCCCGAGGAGGTCCCAGCGGCGGCGACGGGGGAAAAGGTGGAGATGTGGTGCTTATGGTGGACTCAGGACTTTCCACCCTGATGGATTTCAAATATAAAGTTCACTACAAGGCTGAAAAAGGAGAACATGGCCAGGGGTCAAATAAAGTTGGCCGGAGTGCCGGGGACTTGATTATTAGAGTTCCGCCCGGAACAGTGGTCAAGGACCCAGAAACGGGGGATGTTCTGGCTGATCTTGTGGAAAATGGACAGACTTTTATAGCTGCCCGAGGAGGACGCGGGGGGCGAGGCAATGCAAGGTTTGCCTCATCGATTCACCGGGCCCCGGATTTTGCGGAAAAAGGTGAACCGGGTGAAGAGCGGTGGATTTTGTTGGAGTTAAAGCTCATTGCAGATGTAGGATTAATAGGTTTTCCAAATGCGGGCAAATCTACGCTTTTATCCAGGATGACTTCGGCCCGGCCCAAGATAGCCGATTATCCCTTTACCACTTTATCCCCTAATCTGGGAGTAGTGGATTTGGGCACCGGCGAAGGGAGAAGCTTTGTGGTGGCAGATATCCCCGGACTCATCGAAGGAGCCCATGAAGGCCTGGGACTTGGCCACGAGTTTTTAAGGCATGTAGAGCGGACACGGCTTCTGGTGCACGTGATAGATGCCGCCGGTTTGGAAAACGATCCTATTGAAGGTTTTCACGTAATAAACCGCGAGCTGAGGGAATACAGCCTTAAACTATCGCAAAAGCCCCAATTAATTGCTGCCAATAAGATGGACTTGCCTCAAGCCCGGGAAAATTATGAAAGGATTGAAGCTGCCTTTAAAAAAGAAGGGTTCGAGGTAATGCCCATTTCCGGAGCTACAGGGCAGGGTGTAAAGCAGCTTTTGTTAAGGATTCAGCAAATACTGAGCAAGATGCCTGAAACAGTGGAAACTGAAGAAATCAAAGAATATACAATCCGTGAGGAGGAACCCTTTAAAATAAGCAAAGGTGGTCAGGTTTTTTCAGTTTCCGGCAGTCTTGTGGAAAGACTTGTGGCTATGACAGACCTGGAAAATGAGTCTGCCGTAAAAAGGCTACAGAGGACTTTTAAAAAAATAGGGCTGGATGAAGCTCTTAAAAAAAAGGGTATAAAACAGGGTGATAGTGTAAAAATAGGCGATGTGGAATTTTATTATATAGAGTAA
- a CDS encoding Spo0B domain-containing protein, whose product MTILLSTIDESELMERIAGGLCILLFGAGCMIVYNQMYKNPNMKWYRLLKAFRIQRHDFHNHLQIIYTMIQLKKYDRVLNYINNIKKNDEALSRIYTLKDPELICSLLEVVNLLRQYEIDVLVEITDDFGARRMVTANLTQMAERFIPKLNGVEGQKQVKIILNKSRIELCSESLHEKIISCSKSIPVTGSYI is encoded by the coding sequence GTGACTATCCTGCTATCAACAATAGATGAATCGGAACTTATGGAGAGAATTGCCGGGGGGTTATGCATCCTGCTTTTTGGCGCAGGGTGTATGATTGTGTATAACCAGATGTATAAAAATCCAAATATGAAATGGTACAGGCTGCTCAAAGCTTTTCGGATCCAAAGACATGATTTCCATAACCACCTGCAGATTATATATACCATGATACAATTAAAAAAGTATGATAGAGTGCTGAATTACATAAACAATATTAAAAAGAATGATGAAGCTTTAAGCAGGATTTATACCCTTAAAGATCCTGAGCTAATATGCAGCTTGCTGGAAGTGGTTAACCTTCTCAGGCAATATGAGATTGATGTTTTAGTAGAGATAACGGATGATTTTGGTGCACGAAGGATGGTCACGGCAAATTTAACACAAATGGCGGAGAGATTTATACCAAAATTAAATGGAGTTGAAGGTCAAAAGCAGGTAAAAATAATATTAAACAAATCCAGAATAGAGCTGTGCTCCGAATCCCTTCATGAAAAAATAATTTCATGCTCTAAATCCATACCAGTTACAGGTTCCTATATATAA
- the rpmA gene encoding 50S ribosomal protein L27, whose amino-acid sequence MNLQLFAHKKGMGSTRNGRDSESKRLGVKRFDGQFVSAGSILVRQRGTRVYPGKNVGIGVDHTLFAKVDGYVKFEKNGKDRKQVSVYAEM is encoded by the coding sequence ATGAATTTACAGCTTTTCGCTCATAAAAAAGGAATGGGTAGTACCCGTAACGGCCGTGACAGTGAGTCAAAACGCCTGGGAGTAAAAAGATTTGACGGGCAGTTTGTAAGTGCCGGCAGTATCCTGGTACGTCAGAGAGGTACCAGGGTTTATCCCGGAAAAAATGTGGGAATAGGGGTAGATCACACTCTTTTTGCTAAAGTTGATGGTTATGTAAAATTTGAGAAAAACGGTAAGGATAGAAAACAGGTTAGCGTATACGCAGAAATGTAA
- a CDS encoding ribosomal-processing cysteine protease Prp yields MIKVIVLRDIGGKFKSIKVSGHAGFADYGKDIVCAGVSALIETCILGFENVAGFKPRVVKEEGYLSLEIPDNIPDDAREKAGIIAETILLGLKDMSESYPEYVQVKTKKEVL; encoded by the coding sequence ATGATAAAAGTTATAGTATTAAGGGATATCGGCGGAAAGTTTAAAAGCATTAAGGTATCAGGACACGCAGGATTTGCGGACTATGGAAAGGATATAGTCTGCGCAGGGGTATCGGCCCTCATTGAAACGTGTATCCTGGGGTTTGAAAACGTAGCTGGATTTAAACCGCGGGTTGTGAAGGAAGAAGGCTATTTATCGCTGGAAATTCCTGACAATATCCCGGATGATGCCCGGGAAAAAGCCGGTATTATTGCGGAAACTATATTACTGGGACTTAAAGACATGTCAGAATCCTACCCGGAATATGTTCAGGTGAAAACCAAAAAGGAGGTGCTATAG
- the rplU gene encoding 50S ribosomal protein L21 produces MYAIIETGGKQYRVSEGDVLRVEKLAVGEDETVEFDKVLVLSKDDQLSVGKPYLENVRVKATVLRHGKGEKIIVFKYKPKKNYRRKQGHRQPFTEVKIEKIEA; encoded by the coding sequence ATGTATGCAATTATTGAGACCGGTGGAAAACAGTACAGAGTGTCCGAAGGCGATGTACTCCGGGTGGAAAAACTTGCTGTCGGCGAAGACGAAACCGTTGAATTTGATAAGGTACTGGTATTATCTAAAGATGATCAGCTCTCGGTAGGAAAACCATACCTTGAAAATGTCAGGGTAAAAGCCACGGTTTTAAGGCATGGCAAGGGAGAAAAGATTATCGTCTTCAAGTACAAGCCCAAGAAGAATTACCGCAGGAAACAGGGTCACCGCCAGCCGTTTACCGAAGTTAAAATTGAAAAAATAGAAGCTTAA
- the ypeB gene encoding germination protein YpeB, with the protein MKRIYLLLIGLLLIGGIVFGFWSVSNRAYSAENALEASYQRGFFDLIDQVNNLNLLISKSLVTSSDAQRIMAFTTIWHQAEGARTSLSQLPLGQKDMTNSQKFFAQLGDFSYSLAKKIVNGEKITQDEWKKIEDFKKYSQDLNKKLRELQDDVASGRIKWENKAFAAGRMKKLPQAMADKFAVIDQKLKDEVPTITYDGPFSDHVENIKPMGLTGTTITESRAKDIAVNFVDNPDKVRYDINVTGKARGNIPAYNVELTRKGGKTPEIVMDVSEKGGHVIWYLNTRAIGTQKIDLKKAVDHARAFLNSKGYTNMEPTGSLSQDGTVTITFVPKEGDVLLYPDFIKTEVALDNGQIVGFDGVGYFTFHRPRNLPTVKLSKQDVIKRLNKNLKVDRIRFTLIPDPALKEKLCYEVDAKLKDERYFIYINAENGTEEQILKVVETDRGTMTM; encoded by the coding sequence TTGAAAAGGATATATTTATTGTTAATCGGCCTTTTGTTGATAGGAGGAATTGTCTTTGGCTTCTGGTCAGTATCAAACAGGGCTTATTCGGCGGAAAATGCCCTGGAAGCATCGTATCAGAGGGGTTTTTTTGATTTGATCGACCAGGTAAATAACCTTAACCTGCTTATTTCCAAAAGTCTTGTAACTTCTTCCGATGCCCAGAGGATAATGGCCTTTACAACCATATGGCACCAGGCGGAAGGAGCCAGGACCAGCCTTTCCCAGCTTCCGTTAGGGCAAAAAGACATGACCAACAGTCAAAAATTCTTTGCACAACTGGGAGATTTTTCTTACAGTCTTGCGAAAAAAATAGTTAATGGTGAAAAAATAACGCAGGATGAGTGGAAAAAGATAGAAGACTTTAAAAAATATTCCCAGGATTTAAATAAAAAACTCCGGGAACTCCAGGACGATGTGGCCTCAGGCAGGATAAAATGGGAAAATAAAGCTTTTGCCGCCGGAAGAATGAAAAAACTTCCCCAGGCCATGGCGGATAAGTTTGCGGTCATCGATCAGAAATTAAAGGACGAGGTTCCGACCATAACCTACGACGGGCCCTTTTCAGACCATGTGGAAAATATAAAACCCATGGGTCTAACCGGAACCACCATAACAGAATCCCGGGCAAAAGATATCGCAGTAAACTTCGTGGATAATCCGGACAAGGTCCGGTATGATATCAATGTCACCGGAAAGGCTAGGGGAAATATTCCCGCCTATAATGTTGAATTAACCAGGAAAGGTGGAAAAACCCCCGAAATAGTTATGGATGTCAGCGAAAAGGGAGGGCATGTAATTTGGTATTTGAATACGAGGGCAATTGGAACACAGAAAATTGATTTAAAAAAAGCCGTAGATCACGCCAGAGCTTTTTTAAATTCTAAAGGATATACCAATATGGAACCTACGGGGTCATTGAGTCAGGATGGTACCGTCACCATAACTTTTGTTCCCAAAGAAGGTGATGTGCTGCTATACCCCGACTTCATAAAGACCGAAGTGGCTCTGGACAACGGGCAAATAGTAGGTTTCGACGGTGTGGGTTATTTTACATTCCACAGGCCCAGGAATCTGCCCACTGTCAAACTTTCAAAACAAGATGTAATAAAGAGGTTAAATAAAAATCTAAAGGTTGACAGAATCAGGTTCACCCTTATTCCTGATCCTGCCCTTAAGGAAAAGTTATGTTATGAAGTGGACGCAAAGCTGAAGGATGAACGGTATTTCATTTATATAAACGCTGAAAATGGAACAGAGGAACAAATACTAAAGGTAGTAGAAACCGATAGGGGGACCATGACCATGTAA
- a CDS encoding cell wall hydrolase, translated as MMKTGFSKLKIIFLIILIVVGVFIFYRQNSLEQVAQARAQSYAVSSWNGDYMLLARLVSGEARGEPYLGQVGVAAVILNRAKHPKFPPTVAGVIFQPGAFESVSNGQIWATYPSRSNFNAARDALNGWDPTYGSLYFWNPYKWVSPWIWTRRIVTQIGRHVFGR; from the coding sequence ATGATGAAAACTGGGTTTTCAAAGCTTAAGATAATCTTTTTAATCATCCTAATCGTAGTAGGTGTTTTTATTTTTTATCGTCAAAATAGTTTGGAACAAGTGGCCCAGGCAAGGGCTCAAAGCTATGCCGTCTCTTCGTGGAACGGGGATTACATGCTCCTTGCACGGCTCGTATCGGGAGAGGCTAGAGGGGAGCCGTACCTGGGCCAGGTCGGTGTAGCGGCGGTGATTTTAAACCGTGCAAAACATCCTAAATTTCCTCCTACGGTGGCTGGTGTTATTTTTCAACCGGGCGCCTTTGAATCCGTAAGCAACGGTCAGATATGGGCGACCTATCCCAGCCGGAGCAACTTCAATGCTGCTCGGGATGCATTGAACGGGTGGGACCCCACCTATGGCAGCCTTTATTTTTGGAACCCCTATAAGTGGGTAAGTCCCTGGATTTGGACCCGCCGTATTGTGACACAAATAGGCAGGCATGTATTCGGAAGATAG
- a CDS encoding YbaB/EbfC family nucleoid-associated protein, with product MLGDMEKMVKMFQDEIKHLKDELRNTHFTGESSDGKVIVTFNGLEELVDVNFYMEEMDPEVKKSLEQGTTQAVSRALIKVKDHLKQKFSDTGMFGGI from the coding sequence ATGCTGGGTGACATGGAAAAAATGGTGAAGATGTTTCAAGATGAAATAAAACATTTGAAAGACGAACTGAGAAACACCCATTTTACCGGGGAATCTTCAGATGGCAAGGTCATTGTTACATTCAACGGTCTCGAAGAACTAGTAGATGTCAATTTTTATATGGAAGAAATGGACCCCGAGGTAAAAAAATCCCTGGAACAGGGGACAACTCAAGCAGTTAGCAGGGCTCTTATAAAGGTAAAGGATCATTTGAAGCAGAAGTTTTCCGACACCGGAATGTTTGGAGGGATATAA
- a CDS encoding Rne/Rng family ribonuclease encodes MTKEIMVDVNRDQIRVAVLEDRELVEIYVEKINNERVVGNIYKGKVANILPGMQAAFIDIGLGKNAFLYAGDINLNLESSGPEDEELIEGLKKISIKDMLKVGQDVLVQVVKEPIGTKGARVSTNITIPGRYLVLMPTVDYVGISRRIEREEERNRLKTLAENIRPVHMGVIVRTVAEGVGKDELEADIEFLKRQWDDIIQRQKKCTSPKLIYKDMNLIARIVRDLFTPEVSKFYINSSYEYEKVQELVSVLSPALKDRVTFYRGQEEIFEYFNIEPEIDRALQRKVWLQCGGYIVIDRTEALTAIDVNTGKFVGSVDLEDTVLKTNLEAAREIARQLRLRDIGGIIVIDFIDMTSQEHQKMVLSALAEELKKDRTRAHILGLTQLGLVEITRKKVRQSLDEVLEKTCPYCEGRGRILSEETVAKKVERELDRIFRERKGEAVLLEVHPSVASVVIGSGGNRLSQMESRYEKFIFIKGNDSLHPEEIRIKAVGSKTKLENLAMPVREGQILDVVIDEVHVSNPNDGIARVDGYVIDVEEGADLLGEKVRVEVYKTFRTYARARLI; translated from the coding sequence ATGACGAAGGAGATTATGGTAGATGTAAACAGGGATCAGATTCGTGTGGCTGTTCTGGAAGACAGGGAACTTGTAGAAATTTATGTGGAAAAAATAAATAATGAACGGGTGGTCGGCAATATTTACAAGGGGAAGGTGGCCAATATCCTTCCCGGCATGCAAGCCGCCTTTATAGATATAGGTCTGGGTAAAAACGCCTTTCTTTACGCAGGCGACATTAACTTAAACCTGGAATCATCCGGTCCTGAAGATGAGGAACTTATAGAAGGCTTAAAAAAGATATCCATCAAGGACATGTTAAAAGTAGGCCAGGATGTCCTGGTGCAGGTGGTAAAAGAACCAATCGGAACAAAAGGTGCAAGGGTTTCGACCAATATCACTATTCCGGGACGCTATCTTGTTCTGATGCCTACGGTGGATTATGTTGGCATATCAAGGCGTATAGAAAGAGAAGAGGAAAGAAACCGATTAAAAACCCTGGCCGAGAATATCAGGCCCGTTCATATGGGAGTTATAGTAAGAACCGTTGCAGAAGGCGTTGGCAAGGATGAGTTGGAAGCCGATATAGAGTTTTTAAAGAGGCAGTGGGATGACATAATCCAGAGGCAAAAAAAATGCACTTCTCCCAAATTAATTTATAAAGATATGAATCTGATAGCAAGAATCGTGAGGGACCTTTTTACTCCGGAAGTTAGCAAGTTCTACATAAATAGTTCGTATGAATACGAAAAGGTTCAGGAACTGGTATCGGTGCTTTCACCAGCTTTGAAGGACAGGGTAACCTTTTACAGAGGCCAGGAGGAAATTTTTGAATACTTTAATATCGAGCCGGAGATCGATAGGGCTCTCCAACGAAAAGTGTGGTTGCAGTGCGGTGGATATATAGTGATAGACAGGACGGAAGCTTTGACTGCAATAGATGTTAACACCGGCAAGTTTGTGGGAAGTGTGGACCTGGAGGACACGGTTTTAAAGACAAATCTTGAAGCTGCCCGGGAAATAGCAAGACAGCTGAGGCTTAGAGATATAGGCGGCATTATAGTAATTGATTTTATTGATATGACTTCTCAGGAACACCAGAAAATGGTGCTTTCAGCTCTGGCGGAAGAATTAAAAAAAGACAGGACCAGGGCGCATATTTTAGGGCTTACTCAGTTAGGTCTTGTGGAGATAACCCGAAAAAAGGTGCGCCAGAGCCTTGATGAGGTGCTGGAGAAAACATGTCCATACTGCGAAGGGAGAGGCAGGATTTTATCCGAAGAAACCGTTGCAAAGAAGGTGGAAAGAGAACTTGACAGGATATTTCGGGAGCGGAAGGGAGAGGCTGTTTTATTGGAAGTACATCCCTCGGTAGCCTCGGTAGTAATTGGAAGCGGTGGGAACCGTTTATCTCAAATGGAAAGCCGCTATGAAAAATTTATCTTTATAAAGGGCAATGACAGCCTTCATCCCGAAGAAATAAGGATTAAAGCAGTGGGAAGCAAGACAAAACTTGAAAACCTCGCCATGCCTGTGAGGGAAGGGCAGATACTGGATGTGGTCATAGACGAAGTACATGTTTCAAATCCCAATGACGGCATCGCAAGGGTCGACGGATATGTAATAGATGTGGAGGAAGGTGCAGACCTTCTGGGGGAAAAGGTCCGGGTGGAAGTATATAAAACCTTTCGAACCTATGCCAGGGCGAGGCTTATTTAG
- a CDS encoding TIGR03936 family radical SAM-associated protein: MKLRMKFEKADPVKYISHLDMMRAFERAFRRGGLPLAFSEGFTPHPRLTFAPALSVGVTSSGEYLDAEFYEDIPAEEVISRLNSSLPEGLKVLKAGFSDDKYDLSKINAASYTVAVSGDFSKEDMEQTVKELLNQKQIIVDKVSKDKVRKVDIAPLIHCINVLSEDDGEVLLRMEVAVGQGGSVSPDMIIKELGKYLSEEIKVKHIHRENLFLKQEGINLPPL, encoded by the coding sequence GTGAAACTCAGAATGAAATTTGAAAAGGCCGACCCGGTAAAGTACATTTCCCATCTTGATATGATGCGGGCTTTTGAACGGGCGTTCCGCAGGGGTGGACTCCCCCTGGCATTTTCGGAAGGTTTTACTCCACATCCCAGGTTAACTTTTGCTCCAGCGCTATCTGTCGGAGTTACCAGCAGCGGCGAATACCTGGACGCGGAGTTTTATGAAGATATCCCCGCTGAGGAGGTAATATCCCGCTTAAATTCCAGTTTACCCGAGGGGCTGAAGGTACTAAAAGCTGGTTTTTCCGATGATAAATACGATCTTTCAAAAATAAACGCCGCATCATATACCGTAGCAGTATCAGGAGATTTCTCAAAGGAGGATATGGAACAAACGGTGAAAGAGCTTTTAAATCAAAAACAAATAATCGTAGACAAAGTTTCAAAGGATAAAGTCAGAAAAGTGGATATCGCTCCCCTTATCCATTGCATTAATGTATTGAGTGAGGATGACGGTGAGGTTTTGCTCAGGATGGAAGTTGCAGTGGGGCAGGGTGGCAGCGTTTCTCCTGATATGATAATAAAGGAATTGGGGAAATACCTTTCTGAAGAAATAAAAGTAAAACATATTCATAGGGAAAACCTCTTTTTAAAACAGGAAGGTATTAATTTACCGCCATTATGA